ACGAGCAAACTGCGATGACGCAAAAGATGATGAACTACATGACACTGGTCATGGGTTTGTTCTTCTTCCGCGTTCCAGCCGGTTTGTGCGTCTACTTCATCACCAGCAGTCTGTGGGGCATCGGCGAACGGATCTTGGTCAAGAAAACGTTGCCGTCCAAGCCACACTTTGATCCCGCGATGCTGCAAGGCGGCGATGGAAACGGGACCGTCCAGGGAGCGGTGAATTCGGGCGGAAGATCAGGCGGTGGAAACGGCAAGGATGGCGACCCCAAGAAACCGAGCTTGAGTGACATGATTCGTCAACGAATTGCTCCCGAAGAAGAAGCGGCCCCGCTTCCCAAGAATCGCAAACGACCACCGTCGAAGGGTTCGGGCAAAAAGCGTCGCTAGCCATCGGCCGGATCTAGTCTCTGCCCGAATAACCGTACGACGGACTTCCAAGTCCGTCGAAGCAGACGACCTCTGGCAACTTCAAGTTTTTCCAAGCTTTGCAATCCTGAAAATCGGATCGGGGCAGGGCAGGGCGGAGCTTCACTCAGCCACTTCCCAGCCGTCCTTGGTCAGAATCAGTTCCATCGATTCGTCCACCGTTTTTGCATCCAATCCATCGACTCGGAATGTCGTTGGAAAACAGCGTTTCATGCTCACGGTGGTCCGAGGTGGCATCTCGAAATCATCGACACTCTCGTTGGTTTCGATTGACAAGGTTTTGGCCTTGCCGGACCGGTTCAACACCGAGATCTCGATCTGAGCGGACTTGGGCCGGCCGAACAAATGGACGGCGTAGTAAGTCGTTTGATCCGTCGTTGCGACAGCCACACCCGTTTGCGTGATGTGCTTGGCCACGATGTTCTCGTGGTGCGGCGGCGAGTCGATCCATCCCTGCACGAAGATGTCAATCAAACTCTCCGCGGTGACTTCGCCAGTGTTGGTTCGATAGGCAATGTTTTCTCTCACGACGCAGTACTCATAACCGGCCTCCTTGGCTCGCTGAGCCGGCGTCTTCCCATCAGCGTGATGGCCATACTTGCCTGACTCAGCCATGAACGCCGCGAATTTTTTCGCGGTGGCCTGCAGCTCGTCGTCTAGCTCCAACCGACGAAGCTCCTTCTTTTCGCGGTAGTCGTTGATCTGCTTGACGATCGCTTCCTCAACTTGTGTGACCAGTTGGCCATTGTCCTTGGACTCGGCCTCAACGGTCCTCGCTTCCTCCTGCGCCATCAACGGAGCGACCAACAACAACTGTCCCAATACGAGCCATCCACGCACAACCACCACTCCTTCACGAAGAACTGAAACGCCAAACTGCTTGAAGTGGCCGATGCAATCATCATGCCCATTTCACCACGATCTTCATCAAGTTGGTAAAACGTGTCGCAATCTCAGCCCGCCGCGAACGTTTGGCTCGCCAATCACTGATTTGACACACCACCCACATCAACATGCGAATTCAAGCTCCCTCCTTCGTTGATCTCGACACGCCCACCGGTCCAATGCGGACGCATCTGTTCCGCCCGGACGGTCCCGGCCGCTATCCCGGCGTGATTCTCTACAGCGAGATTTATCAAATGACGGCGCCGATCGCTCGGACGGCGGCGGTGCTGGCGGGACATGGTTTGCTGGTAGCTGTTCCCGATGTCTATCACGAGTACACCGAATTGGGCGAATCCTTCGCTTATGACAAAGAGGGCACCGATCGCGGAAACAATCTGAAGATCGAAAAAGTGATCTCCGCCTACGACGCCGACGCACGATCCGTCATCGACTTCTTCGTTGACGATGAGGGCTGCACGGGAAAAGTCGGATCCGTCGGCATCTGCCTGGGCGGCCACCTGGCGTTTCGCGCCGCGATGAACAAAGAGGTTCGGGCTGGCGTGTGTTTCTACGCCACCGACATCCACAAGCGAAGTCTCGGCAAAGGCATGAATGACAACAGCCTCGATCGCATCCCCGAGATTCAGGCTGAGATGATGATGATCTGGGGACGCCAAGACCCTCACATCCCCGCCGAAGGCCGCCGGATGATCTACGACGCCATGTCCGCGGCAAACGTCAGCTTCTCGTGGCATGAGTTCAATGGCGAGCACGCCTTCATGCGAGACGAAGGGCATCGCTACGACCCCGAAATCGCATTGCTGCTCAACTCGATGGCCTGTCAGCACCTCAACCGTCATCTGCGGTAGCGTGCGGAGAATCGTCCCACTTACGAAAGAGCGAGGATCGCGTATCCTTTGCGGTTCATTTTCGCGAATATCGAAACCATCCATCAGCCTTTGATGGGCCGTTTCGTTGCTTTTTCCCCTCGAACCCTTTGATTTCGACCCGTGTTACGAACCCACACCTGCGGCGCGCTTCGCAAATCTGACGTTGGCTCCCCCGTGACCCTGTGCGGATGGGTGGACAGTAAACGAGACCACGGCGGAGCGGTTTTCATCGATTTGCGAGATCGATACGGACTGACCCAGGTCGTCATCGGGCCACCAGAAGCAGGCGAATCACTGATCAAGCAAGCGGGCCACGTGCCCAACGAAAGCGTGATCTTGATCCGTGGCGTGGTAGCAGATCGCTTGGAAGGCAAAACCAACGCGAAACTTGAGACCGGCGAAATCGAAGTACGCAGCGAGCATTTCGAAATCCTCTCGGCCTCCGAAACGCCCCCCTTCACCCCCGGCCAATCCGATTTGCCCGGCGAAGACTTGCGTCTGAAGTATCGCTTCCTGGACCTTCGCCGCAAAGAAATGCAGCAGGCTCTGATCCGTCGCAGCGAAATCATCAAGTGCATGCGAGACTACTTCGCCGAGCACGATTTCATCGACGTCGAAACACCGATCCTCGGCCGCAGCACGCCCGAAGGAGCTCGCGATTACTTGGTGCCCAGCCGTGTGCATCCGAGCAACTTCTACGCGTTGCCTCAATCGCCACAGCTCTACAAACAAATCTTGATGGTCGCCGGTTTTGACCGCTACATCCAAGTCGCCAAGTGTTTCCGCGACGAAGACTTGCGAGCCGACCGCCAGCCCGAGTTCACGCAGCTCGACTTGGAAATGTCGTTTGTCGACTCGGAAGACATCATCGGATTGATCGACGGCTTGGTCGCCAAAACCGCAAAGCAAGTGTTGGGCAAAGACATTTCGCTGCCACTGCCTCGCATGACTTATGCGGACGCCATGCGACGCTTTGGTTCCGACGCGCCCGATTTGCGTTTCGGTTTGGAAATCGTCGACGTCACCTCGGTGGCTGCCAAGACCGACTTCCGAGTCTTCCGCGGAACCGCCGACGCCGGCAACTTCGTTCGCGGAATCAACGTCAAAGACTCCGCCCTCAAATTCTCGCGTCGCCAAATCGACGAGCTGACCGCGTTTGTTCAACAAGACTTTGGTGCCAAGGGATTGGCTTGGTTCCGCGTCGAAGATGACGGAACGCTTTGGAGCCCGATCGCAAAGAATTTTGATCCGGAACACTTGGCGGAGATCAAAGAGTTGATGGGCGGCGAACCCGGTGACTTGCTGATGTTCTTGGCCGACACTTGGGAAGTCACCTGCAAAGGCCTGTCGGGTCTTCGCAAACGCTTGGCCGTGGAACTGAAACTCTACGAAGATGGTGAGCTGAACTGCAGCTGGGTGACCGAGTTTCCGATGTTCGAGAAGGACGAAGAGGCCGGCCGCTACGTTGCCATGCACCACCCCTTCACCGCTCCACTCGAAGAAGACCTGCCACTGCTGACCGAGTCGCCTGAGAAGTGCCGCGCCCAAGCCTATGACTTGGTCATCAACGGATCGGAAGCCGGCGGCGGAACCATCCGGATCCATGACAGCAAAGTTCAATCGCAAGTCTTTGAACTGCTGGGCATGGACGAAGAAACCGCCCGCGATCGTTTCGGCTTCCTGCTCGACGCGTTGCGTTTTGGTGCTCCCCCTCACGGCGGGATCGCCTTGGGCGTTGACCGCTGGGTGATGCTGTTCGCCGGATTGGAAAACATTCGCGAAGTGATCGCGTTCCCCAAAACGCAAAAGGCCGCAGACATGATGACCGGTGCACCTGGCGAAGTGGACTCGGATCAACTCAACGAACTGCACCTGCGAACGGTATCCGCAAAGACTTGATCGCCGGTTCAGGTGGATCCGGTCCCCAGCTCACCTCGTTGGTCAATCAACCGATACTTGCTACAAACATCGGTTGATGCGAGGTCGGAGCAGGGCAGGGCACTCGTTCGTTTATCGCCGCCCGATCTCGCCGATTGAATCTCATTTCCATCGCCGGATTGCATCATCGCCGCTAATCGCCACCTCGGTTTGTTTGGAGCCACCAGCGTCGGCGTCGGCGCGATCGTGGGTGGCGGGATCCTCGCATTGGCCGGAGTCGCATTCGCGACCACAGGTCCTTCGGCAATTCTTGCGTTTGGCCTGAACGGCGTGATCGCGGTTTTGACCGCTCTCAGCTTCGCCGAGATGGCATCCAAGTTCCCCGAGTCCGGCGGCACTTACACCTTCAGCCGCAAAGTCCTTTCAGTCGAATCCGCATTCACAGTGGGCTGGGTCGTTTGGTTTGCCTCCATCGTCGCCGCGGTTCTTTACGCAATCGGCTTCGGCAGTTTTGCGACGCTGCTTCTCAGCGAACTGTACGCGACGCAGGGCTCCGTGCCACATTGGCTGGAAGAATCATGGAGCGTCCTCGCGGTTGCCCTCGCCACGACCGTTGGCATCGGTGCGATGATGACGTTTCGTTCCTCCGGAGGTGGTGCCTGGATCAACGTTGCCAAGGTCGCGGTCTTCACCGTCTTGATCGTCGGCGGATTCTGGGCGTTGACGGGCCAACCGGCCTCCAAAACCACTCAGGAATTGCGTCCGTTTCTCGCATCGGGTTGGGGCGGATTGGTCCAAGCGATGGGATACAGTTTCATTGCACTACAAGGATTTGACTTGATCGCCGCGGTCGGTGGCGAGGTCCGTGAGCCGACCAAGAACATCCCGCGAGCGATGCTGCTGTCGCTGGTGATCGCATTGTTGATCTACTTGCCGTTGCTATTCGTGCTGACCACGGTTGGCACGGATGAATCACAAAGCATCCGTGAACTCGCGGCTTCGGATCCCGAAGCCGTGGTCGCGTTGGCGGCACGTCACTACCTCGGCACCTCGGGATATTGGTTGGTCTTGATCGCCGCGGTTCTCTCGATGTTCTCGGCTCTGCAAGCCAACCTTTTCGCGGCATCGCGAATTGCTTTGGCGATGTCACGTGACAACACTTTGCCAACCGCACTCAGTCGCATCGCCGCTGGTTCAGGTTCGCCTTGGGTTTCGGTGCTGGTGACGACCGGCTTGGTGTGTTTGCTGATTCAACTTTTGCCCGATGTCGCTGCCGCGGGTGCCGCGTCGAGTTTGATATTTTTGGTGACGTTTGCGATCGCCCACTGGTTGGCCATTTTGGTTCGACAACGCAGCGTCAGTGTTCCGCCCCCGTTTCGAGTTCCCGCCTATCCTGTCGTGCCCGTGATTGGCGGACTGGCATGCTTGGCCTTGGCGATTTTCCAAGGCATCGCGGTTCCCGAAGCTGGAATCATTGCGGTCATGTGGATCGCGATTGGCGGCGTTCTGTTCTTGTCGCTCTTTGCGCGACGAGCCCGTTTGACCGACGTGTCGAACATGGCCACCAATCCCGAGTTATCACTTCTGCGTGGCAACTCGCCGTTGGTGTTGGTGCCGATCGCGAATCCGAACAATGCTCGTGCGATGATTGCCTTGGCCGACACCTTGGTCCCCGCTGCTCTTGGACGCGTGTTGGTTCAAACCGTGGTCGTTGCACCTGACGATTGGGATCCGCGGGTCAACCACCGCCCCTCGGCGCAACTCCATGCGGTGATGACCGAGGTCCTGCATGCGTCGGCAAGCCTCGGCGTTCGATGCGAAACGTTGACCACTGTTTCAGCCGAGCCCCTGGAAGAGATTGCTCGAGCGGCCAAACTGCACCAATGCCGATCGGTGTTGCTTGGATTGAGCGAGATCACTCCGGAGGCACGCGATACTCCACTGGAAGGATTGCTGGGACAACTGTCCTGCGACGTCGTTGTGCTGCGAGCACCGAAAGATTGGCAACTCGACCAAAGCGAACAAATCCTGGTCCCAGTCGGCGGACGAGGTGGCCACGACTACTTGCTCACCCGGTTGCTCAGCAGTCTGTCTCGAGAACAACAGCGGCAAGTCAAATTCCTACGAGTGATTCCGACCGACACGCTTCGTGCCGATCAAAAACGCATTCGCAAGGAATTGGATCGAACAACTCGAGTCAACGCGGGTCGGGTTTGCGAACGCGAAGTGGTGCTGAGCAACGATCCGATCAAGACCATCGCTGACCGAGCGGGCGATGCAGGATTGGTTATTCTCGGTGCCCAACGTCTTGGCCCTCGACGCAAGCTGTTTGGCGACTTCACACGAAAAGTGGCAATGGAATCCAATTGCCCCGTGATCATCATCAGCCGCCGCGGCTAAAGAACGAAAGAGCCGAGGTGTCATGGCGTCAATCAGCATCGTTCCGCTCACCGAGGCCCGAAGGGTCGACACAGCAATCCCATCCGAGCAGAAAGACGCTGGCAAGTCACGTACAACAGACATCGGCAAGCTCATTGTCTCGTACCTGGAGGTCGTGCAGTTTTTAAGTGCCGCTTTTCGGCGGATCTACACACGGCGTACCTCTCCCGAAACAAAGTTTGGGGAGAGGTCGAGCGACGCCGTTCAGGCGTACGCGAGGGTGAGGGCCGAGCATGGGAAACGGCGCGCACTTCCCTCCCCGGAATTCTCGCTGAACGCTCGCATTCCGACCTTCCCCAACTGCGTTCGGGAGGGTGATTTCAACCTTGCGAGCACGGCACTCCAAAACTGCACGACCTACCTGCTGGGGAGCCCAATCGCTTGCTGCGATTGGTTGCGCTCATGCCGACGGAGAGCCTCCGTCGGCTACAGGTGCTACCAACAAACCAGCCTAGAAAGATTCAGAACCGGACGGGAGCCCCGATTCCGCGCTGTGCGAGGCAGGAAACACCTTCGCGAAATCACGACAACTTTTTTTTCAGCTTTGCGTCGGCATCATCCATCTCTTCATGTGATTTGAAGTCCACCCGGACCGTCTTCAGCCGAGAGGTTTCGCCGGCGGTGATTGCGACACAGCTTTTGCTGACGCCGAACCATTCCGCGAGCGAAGCAATGACGGCCTTGTTGGCTTTGCCATCTTCAGGCACCGCGTGAACAGAAACCTTCAACGCTCCATCATGAAGCCCACCCACCGAAGCCTTCTTGGCTTTGGGAGTGACCCGCACGCGAAACTTCCATGTCAATCCTTCGCGCTGTCGGTCCAGTGCGACGCTCGGTTCACTCATCCGCTTTTCATTCCTCCGCGGGTTTCGACAACGCTGCGGAGCGACGCCCCAAGTTGCCATAGCGGTGGTAGTCGTGCGAGATCGATTGCTCGTTCAAGTACCGCAGACATTCGATGCGACCATGATCCACAACCGGTTCATCAATGACCGTGATGAAGTTTCGCCCGCAAGCTCGACGAATCGATTCTCTCGCGGGAGTCAGGGTTCGCATCCGGCTGACACCGCCCGCTTCCACTCGCTCGACCAGTAGTTCGACTGATTCTTCGATGGGATCGATTAAACCGGGCAACCAATCAGCGGTTGTTTCGAGCATCGCCAACTTCGACCGATCCAGCTCCGACGACAACGAAAGCGTGAACTGAGTGCCGACGCAAACCGCAGCAGAAATTGCCACGATCGCATCAACAATGCTGTCGCCTTTCTCAATTCGAATGGTCATGCCATCCACAGATCGATAGCGACGAATGTTGTCCTGGCCGACCAACTGATAGGTGTCGTGTTCCAATGCAAAATCTGTTTCGTTGGCGATCTCTTGCGAGGTGATCGCACGTTCCATTCGGAACTTCTGATCTTCGCCCAGCATCTCGTCCGAATATCGACCGCGCTCAATCCAATCTCGCATGCGATCGAGCTGATCGTGCGAAGCGTCCACTTCATCCGTGGACGGTTGCCAGTCTTTGACGTGCGTGACACGCGAAAGAGCCAACACGTAATTGGGCCCGCCAGCTTTGATCCCAGGTCCGTACGCGGAAAGACCGACGCCGCCGAATGGTTGTCGCAACACGATCGCACCGGTCGTCGGACGGTTGATGTACAGGTTGCCAGCGGGGATCGATTCTCGCCAGAGCTTGATTTCGCGATCGTCCAAACTTTCCAAGCCGCTGGTCAACCCATAGCCGGTCGAACGCACAATCTCGATTGCTTCTTCCAGTCGACCGAAACGCATCACGCCCATCACCGGCCCAAACAACTCGGTCGTGTGAGTGAAGCTGCCCGGTTGAACATCCCACTTCACGCCCGGTCGATACAGCGTTGGGTTGCCGTCGATATGCTCGGACATCACCAACCAAGATTCACCACCCTCGAGCTCTTGCAAACCGCGTCGCAGTTTGTCGGTTGGCGGATCGACCAACGGGGTCACGCGTGTGTGCAAATCCCAAGCGGATCCCACTGGCAGACTGCGCACGGCATCCGCCAAAATTTCGCGAAACTCGGGATCGTCGAAGACTTCGTTTTCGAGCAACAACAGCGACGTGGCACTGCATTTTTGTCCGCTGTGCCCAAACGCGGAGTGCAGCACGTGCTTGATCGCCAAATCGCGATCCGCCATCGCGGTCACGATCGTCACATTTTTGCCGCCGGTCTCCGCCAACAAGTGCAGATCCGGTCGCACGTCCAACATGCGTTTCGCGGTCGATGTGCCACCGGTCAAGATCACAGTGTCCACAATCGGGTTTTTCACCAACCACTCCTCCGCGACTTCGTCGTCACAGATCACGAACTGCAATGCGTCGCGAGGAACTCCCGCGTCCCAGAATGCCTGGCACATCAACCAAGCTGGCAACAACGTTTGCATCGATGGTTTCACGACCACCGGGTTGCCCGCTGCGATGGCCGCAGCGATACCGCCACAGGCAATTGCCAACGGGAAGTTCCATGGCGTGATGACGGCGACGACGCCGCGTGGCTCGCACTGGATTCCCTCGCACTCGTCCCAGGCTTTCATCGTCAGCGGATAGAACTCCAAGAAGTCGATCGCCTCGCTGACTTCGGGATCCGCTTCGGCAACCGTTTTGCCAGCACCCGCGACCATGCTGCCGATCCAATCTCCGCGTCTTTCGCGAGCCAATTGCGCAACCGCACGAAGCACGGCAAGGCGTTCGTCGACGGAGAGATCCGCCGCCCAGGTTGACTCACTGGAAGCTCGAACGGCCGATTCCACCGCTGGCGACGTCGCCTTCTTGTAGCGGCACGTCACCACACCCGGCCTGGAAACATCGTCGGTTGTGAACCACTCCGGCGATACACGATCGTCTCCATCGAGCCCGTCCGCGTTGGGCAAACCAACCAACACCGGCATCACTTGGGTCGCTTGGTCGTCACACAATGGTTTCCAACGATCCAAAGTCTCTTGCGCCCACTTCGAATTGTGCGGCAAAGACCAATCCGTGTCCGGTTCGTTGACAAACTTCGTCCAGTGCTCCGCGACCGGAGGTTGCACAGGAATTTGGTGCCGGTCTTGTGTTCGCCGAGGCTGCGCCGAAACCTTGTTGCAATCCAGCAGCGCGTCCTTGAAGCGACCTGCCAACAACTCAAAGTCGGGTGTGTCGGGCTGCAATCGATACGCGTGACGCAAAAAGTTCTCGGCACCGGTGTTTTCATCCAGGCGGCGAATCAAATACGTGATCGCATGCAAGAAGTCAGATTTTGTACAAGCGGGTGCGTACAACA
The nucleotide sequence above comes from Rhodopirellula bahusiensis. Encoded proteins:
- a CDS encoding CAP domain-containing protein; this encodes MRGWLVLGQLLLVAPLMAQEEARTVEAESKDNGQLVTQVEEAIVKQINDYREKKELRRLELDDELQATAKKFAAFMAESGKYGHHADGKTPAQRAKEAGYEYCVVRENIAYRTNTGEVTAESLIDIFVQGWIDSPPHHENIVAKHITQTGVAVATTDQTTYYAVHLFGRPKSAQIEISVLNRSGKAKTLSIETNESVDDFEMPPRTTVSMKRCFPTTFRVDGLDAKTVDESMELILTKDGWEVAE
- a CDS encoding dienelactone hydrolase family protein produces the protein MRIQAPSFVDLDTPTGPMRTHLFRPDGPGRYPGVILYSEIYQMTAPIARTAAVLAGHGLLVAVPDVYHEYTELGESFAYDKEGTDRGNNLKIEKVISAYDADARSVIDFFVDDEGCTGKVGSVGICLGGHLAFRAAMNKEVRAGVCFYATDIHKRSLGKGMNDNSLDRIPEIQAEMMMIWGRQDPHIPAEGRRMIYDAMSAANVSFSWHEFNGEHAFMRDEGHRYDPEIALLLNSMACQHLNRHLR
- the aspS gene encoding aspartate--tRNA ligase: MLRTHTCGALRKSDVGSPVTLCGWVDSKRDHGGAVFIDLRDRYGLTQVVIGPPEAGESLIKQAGHVPNESVILIRGVVADRLEGKTNAKLETGEIEVRSEHFEILSASETPPFTPGQSDLPGEDLRLKYRFLDLRRKEMQQALIRRSEIIKCMRDYFAEHDFIDVETPILGRSTPEGARDYLVPSRVHPSNFYALPQSPQLYKQILMVAGFDRYIQVAKCFRDEDLRADRQPEFTQLDLEMSFVDSEDIIGLIDGLVAKTAKQVLGKDISLPLPRMTYADAMRRFGSDAPDLRFGLEIVDVTSVAAKTDFRVFRGTADAGNFVRGINVKDSALKFSRRQIDELTAFVQQDFGAKGLAWFRVEDDGTLWSPIAKNFDPEHLAEIKELMGGEPGDLLMFLADTWEVTCKGLSGLRKRLAVELKLYEDGELNCSWVTEFPMFEKDEEAGRYVAMHHPFTAPLEEDLPLLTESPEKCRAQAYDLVINGSEAGGGTIRIHDSKVQSQVFELLGMDEETARDRFGFLLDALRFGAPPHGGIALGVDRWVMLFAGLENIREVIAFPKTQKAADMMTGAPGEVDSDQLNELHLRTVSAKT
- a CDS encoding amino acid permease is translated as MFGATSVGVGAIVGGGILALAGVAFATTGPSAILAFGLNGVIAVLTALSFAEMASKFPESGGTYTFSRKVLSVESAFTVGWVVWFASIVAAVLYAIGFGSFATLLLSELYATQGSVPHWLEESWSVLAVALATTVGIGAMMTFRSSGGGAWINVAKVAVFTVLIVGGFWALTGQPASKTTQELRPFLASGWGGLVQAMGYSFIALQGFDLIAAVGGEVREPTKNIPRAMLLSLVIALLIYLPLLFVLTTVGTDESQSIRELAASDPEAVVALAARHYLGTSGYWLVLIAAVLSMFSALQANLFAASRIALAMSRDNTLPTALSRIAAGSGSPWVSVLVTTGLVCLLIQLLPDVAAAGAASSLIFLVTFAIAHWLAILVRQRSVSVPPPFRVPAYPVVPVIGGLACLALAIFQGIAVPEAGIIAVMWIAIGGVLFLSLFARRARLTDVSNMATNPELSLLRGNSPLVLVPIANPNNARAMIALADTLVPAALGRVLVQTVVVAPDDWDPRVNHRPSAQLHAVMTEVLHASASLGVRCETLTTVSAEPLEEIARAAKLHQCRSVLLGLSEITPEARDTPLEGLLGQLSCDVVVLRAPKDWQLDQSEQILVPVGGRGGHDYLLTRLLSSLSREQQRQVKFLRVIPTDTLRADQKRIRKELDRTTRVNAGRVCEREVVLSNDPIKTIADRAGDAGLVILGAQRLGPRRKLFGDFTRKVAMESNCPVIIISRRG
- a CDS encoding DUF167 domain-containing protein, whose amino-acid sequence is MSEPSVALDRQREGLTWKFRVRVTPKAKKASVGGLHDGALKVSVHAVPEDGKANKAVIASLAEWFGVSKSCVAITAGETSRLKTVRVDFKSHEEMDDADAKLKKKLS
- a CDS encoding bifunctional proline dehydrogenase/L-glutamate gamma-semialdehyde dehydrogenase is translated as MAADLLRESRALQTPQERRQQSELDRMIGHDADKATLVEMTDQAFRTHTPARVADQMTHLLDLQGIPRFFSPVEQAMLKGFQSFGEYLPGVAVPLVKEKMRRETANVILPAEPDLLTPHLASRQRHGVAMNVNLLGEALLGNDETRKRTQSFYELLRMPEVRCISVKLTTLYSQVSPLARDHTIRMVSDRLERLYRNANHMDDGSKAKDKFVYLDMEEYSDLYLTADVLRETLEREDLDSVQAGIALQAYVPDSCLVMRDLIEWSTKRVAAGGAPLTIRLVKGANLEMERVHASVGGWPLAPYTNKHDTDANFKRMLRELITAAAAGNIRVGVASHNLFDVALAMMWTQRLGASDAVQFEMLEGMANHQRRALTERDAAMLLYAPACTKSDFLHAITYLIRRLDENTGAENFLRHAYRLQPDTPDFELLAGRFKDALLDCNKVSAQPRRTQDRHQIPVQPPVAEHWTKFVNEPDTDWSLPHNSKWAQETLDRWKPLCDDQATQVMPVLVGLPNADGLDGDDRVSPEWFTTDDVSRPGVVTCRYKKATSPAVESAVRASSESTWAADLSVDERLAVLRAVAQLARERRGDWIGSMVAGAGKTVAEADPEVSEAIDFLEFYPLTMKAWDECEGIQCEPRGVVAVITPWNFPLAIACGGIAAAIAAGNPVVVKPSMQTLLPAWLMCQAFWDAGVPRDALQFVICDDEVAEEWLVKNPIVDTVILTGGTSTAKRMLDVRPDLHLLAETGGKNVTIVTAMADRDLAIKHVLHSAFGHSGQKCSATSLLLLENEVFDDPEFREILADAVRSLPVGSAWDLHTRVTPLVDPPTDKLRRGLQELEGGESWLVMSEHIDGNPTLYRPGVKWDVQPGSFTHTTELFGPVMGVMRFGRLEEAIEIVRSTGYGLTSGLESLDDREIKLWRESIPAGNLYINRPTTGAIVLRQPFGGVGLSAYGPGIKAGGPNYVLALSRVTHVKDWQPSTDEVDASHDQLDRMRDWIERGRYSDEMLGEDQKFRMERAITSQEIANETDFALEHDTYQLVGQDNIRRYRSVDGMTIRIEKGDSIVDAIVAISAAVCVGTQFTLSLSSELDRSKLAMLETTADWLPGLIDPIEESVELLVERVEAGGVSRMRTLTPARESIRRACGRNFITVIDEPVVDHGRIECLRYLNEQSISHDYHRYGNLGRRSAALSKPAEE